The Polaromonas sp. SP1 DNA window GTATATTCATACAGTGGAAACCACTCAAAAGCTCGCCATCCTGGCCGACGCGGCCAAATACGATGCCTCCTGCGCGTCCAGCGGCACCAGCCAGCGCGACTCGGTGGGCGGCAAAGGCATCGGCTCCACCGAGGGCTCGGGCATTTGCCACAGCTACGCGCCCGACGGCCGCTGCATCTCGCTGCTGAAAATCCTGCTGACCAACTTCTGCACCTACGACTGCCTTTACTGCGTCAACCGCGTCAGCAGCAACGTGCCCCGGGCCCGCTTCTCGGTCGATGAAGTCGTGCAGCTCACCCTGTCTTTTTACCGCCGCAACTGCATCGAGGGGCTCTTCCTGTCCTCCGGCATCATCCAGAGCCCCGACTACACCATGGAGCGCGTGGTCGAAGTCGCCCGGGTGCTGCGCGAAGAGCACGACTTTCGCGGCTACATCCACCTCAAGACCATTCCCGACGCCTCGCCCGAGCTGCTGGCGCGCGCGGGCCGCTACGCCGACCGCCTGAGCATCAACATCGAACTGCCCACGGTGCAGGGCCTCGAAGCCCTTGCCCCTGAAAAAGACAGCGCCGCCATCAAACGCTCCATGGCGCGGCTGCGGCTGCACATCGACAACGCCAGTGGTGAAGCGCGCGACGCGGCTAAAACCAGCGTCATCTCCTTGCCAGGTTCATCCGTTCGCCGTGCCGCGGCGCCGCGCTTTGCACCGGCCGGCCAAAGCACCCAGATGATCGTCGGCGCCGACAGCGCCAACGACCGCACCATCCTGCAAGCCAGCACCCTGCTCTACAGCGCCTACCGCATGCGGCGCGTGTATTACTCGGCCTTCAGCCCTATCCCGGATGCGTCGTCCAGCCTGCCGCTGCGCCAGCCGCCGCTGATGCGCGAGCACCGGCTGTACCAGGCCGACTGGCTGATCCGCTTCTATGGTTTTGCGCACGACGAAATCGTCGCACCGCCCGTCTGCGGAACGGATGGCACGGACACCAGCAGCGGCATGCTGGCGCTCGACATCGACCCCAAGCTTGCCTGGGCGCTGGCGCACCGCGCGCAGTTCCCGGTAGACCTCAACCGCGCGCCGCGCGAAATGCTGCTGCGCGTGCCGGGCTTGGGCGTGAAGGCTGTCGTGCGCATACTCGCCGCCCGCCGCGTGCGCCAGTTGCGCGCAGACGACCTGCTGCGCCTGCATGTGCCGCTCAAGAAAGTTTTGCCCTTTGTACTGGTGGCTGACCACCATCCCGGCGCCACGCTGGATGCCGCGCATCTGGCCGCATCACTCTCGCCCGCACCGGCGCAGCGCGGCCTGTTTGATGAGCCAGAGCAACTCACTGCGCCTGCGCCCGCCGCGAGACCGCACACCGCAAAGCTTCCTGATTTCAGCGGCCCGCCCGCGCGCATCGCTCCGGCCGATACGGCACCTTTGCCTACAGCGCATTCGCAGCCGCACCGCGCACCATGGGAGGCAGGATTTGAAGATGAAAGGCACAGCGTATGGGCGTGATGAACGATCCCCTGACCAGCGACCTCTTTCCGCAAAGCCAGCTCCCGGTGATGCTGCAAGGCCCGGCTGATCTCGACGGCTTCCGCCGCGCAGCCCGCAGCCTGCTGGCCCAGCAAATGCTGCCCGAGCAGGTCAGCTGGCACAGCACCGACACGGCGGTGCAGGATCTTTTTGCCGACGCGCGCGCGCCCGGCGGCCCCTTTCACGACAACCCCGCCTTCAGCGACGCACCCGCCATCAGCGTGCCGCCCGACTTCATGAAACTGTGCGAAGAAGTCATCCTGCACAGCGACCCCAACCGCTTCGGCCTGCTGTACCGCATCCTCTGGCGCCTGGTGCACGAGCCCGGCCTGCGGCAAGACCCGCTGGACGCCGACCGCGTCAAGGCCGGCCAGATGGCGCAAGCCGTGCGCCGCGACATGCACAAGATGAAAGCCTTTGTGCGCTTTCGCACCGTACTCGACGACACCTTCAAGTCCAACCCCGAAATCGGCCCGCTGCATGTGGCCTGGTTTGAACCCGAACACCACATCATTGAAGCCGTCGCGCCGTTCTTTGCCCGCAGGTTCGCCCAGATGCGCTGGGCCATCCTCACGCCCGAGGCCAGCGTTGAATGGAACGGCGGGCAACTGCGCTTTGGCCCCGGCGGCACGGCCGCTGATGCGCCGCCGCCCGACGCCGGTGAACAGCTGTGGCTCACTTATTACCAGCACATCTTCAACCCCGCGCGGCTGAAGATGCAGATGATGCAAAAGGAAATGCCGCGCAAGTACTGGAAGAACCTGCCCGAGGCCGAACTCATCTACCCGCTGGCAGCCGCTGCACAGCAACGCAGCACGCAGATGATCGAGCAGGAGGCCACCGTGCCGGCGCGCCGCATTCCGCCGGCCATGCCGATCCAGTTGATTCGCGTCGACGACAACGACGGGGCGCATGCCAACGAAGCCCCTTGCCATGCAGCCCACACAGAATCCGCCGAATCCGCAAAGCCCGGGATCGTGGAAGTCGTGCGTTCACACGCCGCATTGCAGCGCGCCACCAACCGCTGCCGCGAATGCCCCATTGGTGAACACGCCACGCAGTCCGTCTGCGGCGAAGGTCCGCGCAAGGCCGGCATCATGCTGGTGGGCGAACAACCCGGCGACCAGGAAGACCTGGCCGGCAAGCCCTTTGTCGGCCCCGCCGGCCAGCTGCTGGACCGCGCCCTCGCCCAGTTGGGCATCGCCCGCGACAAGGTGTTTGTGGCCAATGCCGTCAAACACTTCAAATATGAGTTGCGCGGCAAACGGCGCATTCACAAAACGCCCACACAACGCGAAATCGCCGCCTGCTCACACTGGCTGGAAGACGAAATCGCCATGGTGCAGCCCACTTTGCTGGTCGCCCTGGGCGCCACTGCCGCGCGCTCGCTGCTGGGCAAGGCAGTGCCCGTCATGGCCAACCGCGGCCAGATCCTTGAGCGCGAAGACGGCCGCAAAGTGCTTGTCACCCTGCACCCGTCGGCACTGTTGCGCGTGCCGCAGCCTGAATACGAGCAGGCTTACCGCGACTGGCTGAACGACCTCTCGCGCATCAACCCGCATTAGGCCCTGTAGGCCCTGTAGGCCCTGCACCAGGCCCATGCCCATGCCCAGGTGCCGATCAGACTTTCGCTATCAATTTAATAGCTATAACCCTTGATGTCTGCTGGGCAAAACTGCGATTTGATCCTTCAAGGCTGGCGAGGCGCGGAGGCCGCTGCGCCCGGCTGCGCGGCTTGCCCAGGCGCGGTCAGCACCGTGTCCCGGCTGTCGCTGCTGCCAGGCGGCAGCACGGGGCGTACGCTGGAGTCGCGCGGGTCCGCAGGCGGTAACGGCGCCTCGGGCAACTGCGCGCGGTAAGCCGGGTTGCGGTTGATCCGCTGGGGCAGCGGCACGGTGACCTGGGGTGTCACCTTGGGGGGCGAGCGGTCCGGCTCAGGCTGGGCGGCCGCCCAGGGCACCGCCGTCAGCATCAGCAGCGCGGCGGCGGCTGGAATCGTCCGTTGTTGCATGGCATACCTCCTTGGGTTGCGGGCGCCGGCGGTGTGTGGATCATCCACACACATGCCCGGCAGATCTCTGGGCTCTGGGCTAAGGGCAGGACCGGCAAGCTGGCTGGGCACTTCAGTTTAGGCCGATCGCCCCGTCATGGCCATTGCCCCGGCCGCCTGTGCCCCTGTCAGGAGGGGCCTACAGGCAGGCGCCCCACCACCAGCTCCTTGAAGCCCGTCTGCGCATCCTGCGCCCGGGTGAAGGCCCAGCCCGGCAAAGGCGCCAGCACGATCTCCGCCGTCGTCCGCACGATGCAGCCCGGCATCACATGGCCGCCCCGCATGTTGCCCCGCGCATCGGCCACGCTGGCATGCAGGTGTGCACCGTCGGGGCTCAAGGTGCCTGAGAGCGTGATGAGCTCCAGCGCTTCGGCCAGCACTGTGCCGGCGGGTTCGGCGGCGTAGCGCAGCACTGCGCGTGAGAGGCTGCCCACTGCAGAGATGACGCAGGCCGCTTGTGCGTCTTGCTCCGCCTGCAGTTGGGCGAAGGCGGCATCCAGGGCGGCGCGAAGGTCTTCGCCCGGCGCCAGGCGCAGGACCAGGGTTTGGGACATGGCTTGCAGCGTAGACGATGTGGCGGGGGTTGCGCAAGCCGTGCCGGCCGCGGCGCCGTCCGGCCGCGCCGGCAAAATCGCTATCAATTCAGGAGCGCTTAGCCAAGGCGGTGATTGGGCTGGAGGCCAAAAACACCAAAATCCTCACCCAACCACCAACCTCAACATTGTGATCTCCGAAGGCGCGCCAAACCGTTTCGGCGGGCCCCAGTAGCCGGTGCCGCGGCTGGTGTAGACCCAGAGGTTTTGCAGCTTGTGCAGGCCCGCCGTAAACGGCTGCTGAAAGCGCACAAACAGATTCCACGGATAGAACTGCCCGCCGTGTGTGTGGCCTGAGAGCTGCAGGTCGAAGCCGGCTTTGGCGGCGGCTGCGGCGCTGCGGGGCTGGTGGGCCAGCAGCACACGCACGGCATTCAGCGGCGCACCGCGCAGGGCTTGTTCGGGGTCGCTGCGGTGGGCGGGGTCGAAGTGGCCGGCGCTGTAGTCGGTGACACCGGCCAGCACCAGCGGCATGTTGTCTTGCGCCGCCGCGGCTGCCGGTGGGCGGATGACGACGTGCTGGTTGAGCAGCACCGTCAGGCCCAAACGGCGCAGCTCATCAATCCAGGCATGCGCACCGGAGTAGTACTCGTGGTTGCCCGTCACAAAGTAGGTGCCGTGGCGCGACTTCAACCCGGCCAGCGGCGCGACATGGGCGGCGAGCTCGCTCACCTTGCCGTCGACCAGGTCGCCGGTGATGGCCACCACGTCGGCCCCCTGCGCATTGACCTTGTCGACGATGCGCTGCAAGTACGCCGCCTTGATCGTCGGCCCCACATGGATGTCGCTGATCTGCGCCAGGGTAAAGCCTTCAAACGCGGCCGGCAGGCCCTTGATAGGCACGTCGACCTTCACGATGGCGGCGGTGCGGCGCGCATTGAGAAAACCCAGCACGGTGATCACGATGCCCAGCAGCGGCACGGCTTCTGCGGTGGTGGTGCGCAGCCAGGCCATGGGCAGGTGGCCGGGCGCGGCCAGGTCGGCGAGCCACAGCAGCAGCAGGCCCGCATCGCGCGCCAGCGTGAGCACCAGCATCGATGAGAAGAGGCCCATGAAGAGCAGGCCGATCCAGGTCAGCACGTCGGCCAAGGGTTGTTTGGCCACACGCCCGGCCATCAGGCCCAGCGGCATGAGCAGCGCGGAGAGCGCCAGGCCTGCCATCAACAGCCATTGGCCGGTGGGCCAGGCGGCCAGCTCAGGCACAAGGCGTGCGCCAATGTAAACATGGAGCAGCGCGGTTACAAGCGCCAGGGGCAGGAAGTTCATGAAAAGAGTCCGTGGTACGAAGCCTTGCATATGGGTGCAGGCCCCGTGCATTCAATGCTTGCGCGGTTTTTCACCGCGGCGCGTGTGCACCACATCAGTGCCGCTGTCTACCGCTTGCGCGGCGCGCGGGCGTTTCACCCGCTCACAAGTGCGACAAAGCGTGCGGCCCGATGCACGCATTCGGCGGCTACCCTCGGCCATCTTTTCATCGCTTCTGTCCTTTTTCTCTTCAGCGCAGCCCTCGCCGGCCGCCCCTTCCTTATTCCCATGACTCCATGACCGTTGCCATACAGGCCACCACTCCCGCCACCTTCGAAATCAAGAGCGCCAACCTGCCCCTGGTGGCCTTGCTGCTCAAGTCCACTGACCTCGTCGCCCTCGCGCGTGAGCTGGAGGCCCGCTTCGGCGACATCCCCGACTTCTTTGACCAGGACGCGCTGATGATCGACCTCTCGCCGTTGCAGGCCGCCGCGCAGCGCGGACAGCCGGTGGGTGAGATCGACTTCCCCGCCCTCATCACCCTGCTGGGCAGCTACCAGCTGGTGCCGCTCTCTGTGAAAGGCGGCAACGCGGCGCAAATGGCTGCGGCGCTGCAGGCCGGTTTGTTGCCCGTGCCCGATGCGCACCTGTTGCCCACGCGGCCCGCGCCTGCTGAGCCCGCCCATACGCCGGCAGTTCCTCCCCCCGCACCGCAGGGCGCCATGGTCATCGACAAACCTTTGCGCTCAGGCCAGCAGGTGTATGCGCGCGGCCGCGACCTGGTGGTGCTGGCCATGGTCAATGCCGGGGCGGAAGTGATTGCCGACGGGCACATCCATGTGTATGCGCCGCTGCGCGGCAAGGCCATGGCCGGCGCGCGCGGCAATGGGGATGCACGCATCTTCTCGCTGGCACTCGAAGCGGAGCTGCTGTCGATTGCCGGCGTGTACCGCACCAGTGAACACCCGCTGCCCGCTGGCATGGCAGGCAAGCCCACGCAAGTGCGCCTCGTGCCTGGCGAAGAGGGCGACAAACTCGTCATGAACGTGATGACCGCATGAACACAGCAACCCTGCTTCCATCGGCTACTCCCGCCTCCACGCAAAACATCTCTCCCGCTCTCCAAGGAAATTCAAGAATGGCAAAAATCATTGTGGTCACCTCCGGCAAGGGCGGCGTGGGCAAAACCACCACCAGCGCCAGCTTCGCAACCGGCCTGGCACTGCGCGGCCATAAAACCGCCGTCATCGACTTCGACGTGGGCCTGCGCAACCTGGACCTCATCATGGGCTGCGAGCGCCGCGTCGTGTATGACCTCATCAACGTCATCCAGGGTGAAGCCACGCTCAACCAGGCGCTCATCAAAGACAAGCAGTGCCACAACCTCTTTGTGCTGGCCGCCTCGCAAACCCGCGACAAGGACGCGCTGACCAAAGACGGCGTGGAGAAGGTGCTCAAAGACCTGGGCAAGATGGACTTTGAATACATCGTGTGCGACTCGCCCGCCGGCATTGAAACCGGCGCGCTGATGGCCATGCACTTTGCCGACGAAGCCCTGGTGGTGACCAACCCCGAAGTCTCATCGGTGCGCGACTCCGACCGCATCCTCGGCATGCTGTCGAGCAAGACCAAGCGCGCCATCGACGGCGGTGACCCGATCAAAGAGCATCTGCTCATCACCCGCTACAACCCCGGCCGCGTCGACCAGGGGCAGATGCTCTCGCTCGAAGACATCAAGGACATCCTGCGCATCAAACTCATCGGCGTGATCCCCGAATCCGAATCGGTGCTGCAGGCCTCCAACCAGGGCGTGCCGGCGGTGCATATGCAGGGCAGCGATGTGTCGGAGGCCTACAAAGACGTGGTCGACCGCTTCCTGGGCGACAAAGACAAACCCATGCGTTTCATCGACGCGCAAAAGCCGGGGATCTTCAAGCGCTGGTTTGGAGGCAAATAAAGCATGGCGTCTTTCCTTTCCTTCCTGCTTGGCGAGAAGAAGAAAACCGCCAACGTCGCGAAAGAGCGGCTGCAAATCATCCTGGCGCACGAGCGCACCGACCGCAGCCCCAAGCCCGACTATTTGCCGGCCCTGCAACGCGACCTGATCGCCGTCATCGCCAAATACATCCCCATCAACCCCGACCACATCAAGCTGCATTTAGAGCGGCAAGACAACCTGGATGTGCTGGAAGTGAAGATCGAGCTGCCAGACAAGAAATAAAGCCGAGCCCCGGCCCCCTGTATTCGGCTGCTTGGTATTAGGTCCCCGCTCCTGTTCCCGATTGCCCCTTCTGGATGCGCCGAGGAGCACAGGGCCAGACGGATCAGGGATCGCGATTGTCTGAGCGAAGTGCAACGTAGCGAGTTCGAGCGAGACCCCGTCTGGACCGAGCACCGCAGGTTGCCCGCAGCGAAGCGCAGGGACGCAGCCAGCAGGGTCGCCTTTTCTTTGCTTACTTTCTTTTGGCGAAGCAAAAGAAAGTGAGTTGCCGCCGGGCAACCCCCGGCCAGCAATCCTCAGCCAAGTAAGCGCCAGTCGGAATAAGAACCAGGGAACTACAGCTTGAGTTGAGAAGGCAAATACTTCGCCATCAAGTCCTCGTAATACGGCCTGAGTTCGGCCAACACAGGCGGCTTGTCATTCTTGGAATAAAGGTCGTAGGGGTTGAACTTCTGCACCCACCCCAGGTGCGCGGCATCTTGCGCATCCGTCAGGTGGCCATACTGCCCCTCCCGGTGCCACGCATAAAACGAGTGATACCGAATCATGTACAGCGCAGGCAGCGGCAAGTGCGCCTTCATCAGCTGGTACAGGTACTCGTCATGGCCCCACGACATATGCACCGCATCCAGCCCGCAGCCAGGCGTGTAAATCCCGTTCTCCGTGTTGTAGCGCGCATCAGCACTGTCGGGGTTCAGCGCAAAGTACTCCGGGTAAACAACCCGGCCTGAAAACTTGCACCCCACCGGAAACGTATCCCCCACCACCGCCCACTGCGGCTCACCAAACAGGCACAGCACCTTGCCCAGGTCGTGGATAAACCCCGTCAGCACAAACCAGTCCGGGTGGCCGTCGGCGCGAATCGCTTCGGCGGTCTGCAGCAGGTGGCTGATCTGCGGCAGCTCGATGTCGGGGTCCGACTCATCGACCAGCGTGTTAAGGAATTCCAGCGCCGCCCAGGGCGTCATCTCGCGCTGAGAGAACGTCAGCCACTGCGCTTTTTTGGCCAGCACAAAGTCCAGCGTCTGGTGCTGGTGGTTGTTGCGGTAAAAGGTGCGCACCCTGTCGATGCCGGGCTGCGCGTAGTCGCGATAAGCGGCGCGCTCGGGCTCGCTGGCGAGCAGTGCGGTGTGAATGGAAGGGCTGGCGGCGGCTTGCGGCGTGGCGTTCATCATCATCCAGGCATTGTAGAAAGGCGTGCCGCTGCGTGCAAACCCGGCTGCGGGGCCGCGGGCGCGCAGGTACGATGCCGCCATACCCTCCCCGCAACCCTTGAATAAGGCCCTCATGCGCTGTCCCATCAATCGCCGCCTCGTCACCCTCGCCCTGCTGGCAGCCTCCACACTGCTGGGCGGCATCGCGCATGCACAAGACGCCAAAATCGGCGTCCTCATGCTGCACGGCAAAAGCCCCGGCAGCAACCGCGACCCCAACATGAGCCGCCTCAAGCCCGTGC harbors:
- a CDS encoding putative DNA modification/repair radical SAM protein encodes the protein METTQKLAILADAAKYDASCASSGTSQRDSVGGKGIGSTEGSGICHSYAPDGRCISLLKILLTNFCTYDCLYCVNRVSSNVPRARFSVDEVVQLTLSFYRRNCIEGLFLSSGIIQSPDYTMERVVEVARVLREEHDFRGYIHLKTIPDASPELLARAGRYADRLSINIELPTVQGLEALAPEKDSAAIKRSMARLRLHIDNASGEARDAAKTSVISLPGSSVRRAAAPRFAPAGQSTQMIVGADSANDRTILQASTLLYSAYRMRRVYYSAFSPIPDASSSLPLRQPPLMREHRLYQADWLIRFYGFAHDEIVAPPVCGTDGTDTSSGMLALDIDPKLAWALAHRAQFPVDLNRAPREMLLRVPGLGVKAVVRILAARRVRQLRADDLLRLHVPLKKVLPFVLVADHHPGATLDAAHLAASLSPAPAQRGLFDEPEQLTAPAPAARPHTAKLPDFSGPPARIAPADTAPLPTAHSQPHRAPWEAGFEDERHSVWA
- a CDS encoding UdgX family uracil-DNA binding protein (This protein belongs to the uracil DNA glycosylase superfamily, members of which act in excision repair of DNA. However, it belongs more specifically to UdgX branch, whose founding member was found to bind uracil in DNA (where it does not belong), without cleaving it, appears to promote DNA repair by a pathway involving RecA, rather than base excision.), which gives rise to MNDPLTSDLFPQSQLPVMLQGPADLDGFRRAARSLLAQQMLPEQVSWHSTDTAVQDLFADARAPGGPFHDNPAFSDAPAISVPPDFMKLCEEVILHSDPNRFGLLYRILWRLVHEPGLRQDPLDADRVKAGQMAQAVRRDMHKMKAFVRFRTVLDDTFKSNPEIGPLHVAWFEPEHHIIEAVAPFFARRFAQMRWAILTPEASVEWNGGQLRFGPGGTAADAPPPDAGEQLWLTYYQHIFNPARLKMQMMQKEMPRKYWKNLPEAELIYPLAAAAQQRSTQMIEQEATVPARRIPPAMPIQLIRVDDNDGAHANEAPCHAAHTESAESAKPGIVEVVRSHAALQRATNRCRECPIGEHATQSVCGEGPRKAGIMLVGEQPGDQEDLAGKPFVGPAGQLLDRALAQLGIARDKVFVANAVKHFKYELRGKRRIHKTPTQREIAACSHWLEDEIAMVQPTLLVALGATAARSLLGKAVPVMANRGQILEREDGRKVLVTLHPSALLRVPQPEYEQAYRDWLNDLSRINPH
- a CDS encoding PPC domain-containing DNA-binding protein; its protein translation is MSQTLVLRLAPGEDLRAALDAAFAQLQAEQDAQAACVISAVGSLSRAVLRYAAEPAGTVLAEALELITLSGTLSPDGAHLHASVADARGNMRGGHVMPGCIVRTTAEIVLAPLPGWAFTRAQDAQTGFKELVVGRLPVGPS
- a CDS encoding metallophosphoesterase yields the protein MNFLPLALVTALLHVYIGARLVPELAAWPTGQWLLMAGLALSALLMPLGLMAGRVAKQPLADVLTWIGLLFMGLFSSMLVLTLARDAGLLLLWLADLAAPGHLPMAWLRTTTAEAVPLLGIVITVLGFLNARRTAAIVKVDVPIKGLPAAFEGFTLAQISDIHVGPTIKAAYLQRIVDKVNAQGADVVAITGDLVDGKVSELAAHVAPLAGLKSRHGTYFVTGNHEYYSGAHAWIDELRRLGLTVLLNQHVVIRPPAAAAAQDNMPLVLAGVTDYSAGHFDPAHRSDPEQALRGAPLNAVRVLLAHQPRSAAAAAKAGFDLQLSGHTHGGQFYPWNLFVRFQQPFTAGLHKLQNLWVYTSRGTGYWGPPKRFGAPSEITMLRLVVG
- the minC gene encoding septum site-determining protein MinC, whose protein sequence is MTVAIQATTPATFEIKSANLPLVALLLKSTDLVALARELEARFGDIPDFFDQDALMIDLSPLQAAAQRGQPVGEIDFPALITLLGSYQLVPLSVKGGNAAQMAAALQAGLLPVPDAHLLPTRPAPAEPAHTPAVPPPAPQGAMVIDKPLRSGQQVYARGRDLVVLAMVNAGAEVIADGHIHVYAPLRGKAMAGARGNGDARIFSLALEAELLSIAGVYRTSEHPLPAGMAGKPTQVRLVPGEEGDKLVMNVMTA
- the minD gene encoding septum site-determining protein MinD, with protein sequence MAKIIVVTSGKGGVGKTTTSASFATGLALRGHKTAVIDFDVGLRNLDLIMGCERRVVYDLINVIQGEATLNQALIKDKQCHNLFVLAASQTRDKDALTKDGVEKVLKDLGKMDFEYIVCDSPAGIETGALMAMHFADEALVVTNPEVSSVRDSDRILGMLSSKTKRAIDGGDPIKEHLLITRYNPGRVDQGQMLSLEDIKDILRIKLIGVIPESESVLQASNQGVPAVHMQGSDVSEAYKDVVDRFLGDKDKPMRFIDAQKPGIFKRWFGGK
- the minE gene encoding cell division topological specificity factor MinE, which translates into the protein MASFLSFLLGEKKKTANVAKERLQIILAHERTDRSPKPDYLPALQRDLIAVIAKYIPINPDHIKLHLERQDNLDVLEVKIELPDKK
- a CDS encoding inositol oxygenase, with product MRALFKGCGEGMAASYLRARGPAAGFARSGTPFYNAWMMMNATPQAAASPSIHTALLASEPERAAYRDYAQPGIDRVRTFYRNNHQHQTLDFVLAKKAQWLTFSQREMTPWAALEFLNTLVDESDPDIELPQISHLLQTAEAIRADGHPDWFVLTGFIHDLGKVLCLFGEPQWAVVGDTFPVGCKFSGRVVYPEYFALNPDSADARYNTENGIYTPGCGLDAVHMSWGHDEYLYQLMKAHLPLPALYMIRYHSFYAWHREGQYGHLTDAQDAAHLGWVQKFNPYDLYSKNDKPPVLAELRPYYEDLMAKYLPSQLKL